Proteins encoded within one genomic window of Amycolatopsis sp. 2-15:
- a CDS encoding DUF6745 domain-containing protein, which yields MTAPRGPGARTLDHSEILDPSRVRWQIAEAARAEWLAHALSCEPADRPAAEAAISALYELVDQPPPTFVWVDSPGAAAKLVPPSRTLSAGTPTWLESRLANSLSELRARLNRRIDFSDHSSRRPVIPPEDPPEALDRGLALDALLAHGVRGALRSSVLGSVAATIRAELREPIGLGWYGQHEAHWVAHYDAHRRIGVHFGQEPERVFGLWAETVRSCGWWWPRDDVCVLTERPVVVRTEPVPGSAYGELRMHAADGPAIAYPDGWRAYAWHGTPVPPWVIEDVTADAINTERNIEIRRCAVERLGWDGYIERAGLAFVARAPDPGNPDSELLLYDVPRAPGTIARRLLLAVNGSVERDGTRRRYGLSVPPWFDDPVDAAGWSYGLTGAQYTGLLRRT from the coding sequence GTGACCGCGCCCCGCGGGCCGGGAGCCCGCACTCTGGACCACTCTGAAATCCTTGACCCATCACGGGTTCGCTGGCAGATCGCCGAGGCCGCCCGGGCCGAATGGCTCGCCCACGCCCTCTCGTGCGAGCCCGCCGACCGGCCGGCCGCCGAGGCCGCGATCAGCGCGCTCTACGAGCTCGTCGATCAGCCTCCCCCGACGTTCGTGTGGGTCGATTCCCCTGGTGCGGCAGCGAAACTCGTGCCACCGAGCCGGACACTCTCGGCAGGGACACCGACCTGGCTGGAAAGCCGCCTCGCCAACTCGTTGTCAGAGCTGCGCGCGCGGCTCAACCGACGGATCGACTTCTCCGACCACTCGTCGCGGCGACCGGTCATCCCGCCGGAAGATCCCCCAGAAGCGCTTGATCGCGGCCTCGCACTCGACGCCCTGCTCGCCCACGGCGTGCGGGGTGCGCTGCGCAGCAGCGTTCTCGGTTCGGTCGCCGCCACGATCAGGGCCGAGCTGCGCGAGCCGATCGGGCTCGGCTGGTACGGCCAGCACGAGGCCCACTGGGTGGCGCACTACGATGCCCACCGCCGGATTGGCGTACACTTTGGACAGGAGCCTGAGCGGGTTTTCGGTCTGTGGGCCGAAACCGTGCGTTCGTGCGGCTGGTGGTGGCCCCGCGACGACGTGTGCGTGCTCACCGAGCGCCCGGTCGTCGTCCGCACCGAACCCGTGCCCGGCTCCGCGTACGGCGAGTTGCGGATGCACGCCGCCGACGGTCCCGCGATCGCCTATCCCGACGGCTGGCGCGCGTATGCGTGGCACGGCACGCCGGTGCCGCCGTGGGTGATCGAAGACGTGACGGCCGACGCCATCAACACCGAACGCAACATCGAGATCCGCCGCTGCGCCGTCGAGCGCCTGGGCTGGGATGGCTACATCGAGCGGGCGGGCCTCGCGTTCGTCGCACGGGCGCCGGACCCCGGCAACCCGGATTCCGAACTGCTGCTCTACGACGTGCCCCGCGCACCCGGCACGATCGCGCGCAGGCTGCTGCTCGCCGTCAACGGATCCGTGGAACGCGACGGCACCCGCCGACGCTACGGCCTGTCCGTGCCGCCGTGGTTCGACGACCCCGTCGACGCCGCCGGCTGGTCCTACGGGCTCACCGGAGCCCAGTACACCGGGCTGCTTCGCCGGACCTGA
- a CDS encoding HD domain-containing protein: MTETIAGITVPDTELVAEVTSLIREQSTELLFNHSRRVFLFGSLQARALGIDPDPELLYVAALFHDTGLVPPWRSEQQRFEIDGADQAREFLLAHGRSAADADLVWTSIALHTTPEVPYRMAPEIAATTAGVETDVLGLHLDRVSGEDIAAVTAAHPRPDFKRRILQAFKDGFAHRPDSTFGTVNADVLEHFVPGFKHTDFVDVIENSDWKE, from the coding sequence ATGACCGAGACGATCGCCGGGATCACCGTGCCGGACACGGAGCTCGTCGCCGAGGTGACGTCGCTGATCCGCGAGCAGTCCACCGAGCTGCTGTTCAACCACTCGCGCCGCGTGTTCCTCTTCGGCAGCCTGCAGGCGCGCGCCCTCGGCATCGACCCCGACCCGGAGCTGCTCTACGTGGCCGCGCTCTTCCACGACACCGGTCTCGTGCCGCCGTGGCGCAGCGAGCAGCAGCGCTTCGAAATCGACGGCGCCGACCAGGCCCGGGAGTTCCTGCTCGCGCACGGCCGTTCGGCCGCCGACGCCGACCTGGTGTGGACGTCGATCGCGCTGCACACCACGCCCGAGGTGCCCTACCGGATGGCGCCCGAGATCGCCGCCACCACCGCGGGCGTCGAGACCGACGTGCTCGGCCTGCACCTGGACCGCGTGTCCGGCGAGGACATCGCCGCCGTGACCGCCGCGCACCCGCGCCCGGACTTCAAGCGCCGGATCCTGCAGGCGTTCAAGGACGGGTTCGCCCACCGTCCCGACTCGACGTTCGGCACCGTGAACGCCGACGTGCTGGAGCACTTCGTGCCCGGCTTCAAGCACACCGACTTCGTCGACGTGATCGAGAACTCCGACTGGAAAGAGTGA
- a CDS encoding proline racemase family protein produces the protein MTVTDYHTAGEPFRIVTGGAPEIPGTTVLERREVACSTPAIDAVRELLVREPRGHSAMYGCFLVPPQTAGSLFGVLFWHREGYSTACGHGTIALGAWAVRTGRVEAAADGVTEVPMDVPSGRVTAAVTCEGGEVRKVAFRNVDTTVLSRGVEVSTKSGPVSVDLAYSGAIYACVPASAFGLEVVPEHHTELVAAGREVKAALSGTLWARYAADSRLGGVYGVILYDDLGDTATGPHQRNVTVFADGQVDRSPCGSGTSARLALLAAEGRLREGDVLTHGSIIGTTFTGRILPTGGTGTDGGVATEIEGTAHLAGESVFTLDPADELGTGFTLR, from the coding sequence GTGACCGTCACCGATTACCACACGGCGGGGGAGCCCTTCCGCATCGTCACCGGTGGGGCGCCGGAGATTCCCGGCACGACGGTGCTCGAACGGCGCGAGGTCGCGTGCTCGACGCCGGCCATCGACGCGGTGCGCGAGCTGCTCGTGCGCGAGCCGCGCGGGCACTCCGCGATGTACGGCTGTTTCCTGGTGCCGCCGCAGACGGCCGGGTCGTTGTTCGGGGTGCTGTTCTGGCACCGCGAGGGCTACTCCACGGCCTGCGGGCACGGCACGATCGCGCTCGGCGCGTGGGCCGTGCGCACCGGCCGCGTCGAAGCGGCGGCCGACGGCGTGACCGAGGTGCCGATGGACGTCCCGTCGGGCCGCGTCACCGCCGCCGTGACGTGCGAAGGCGGCGAGGTGCGGAAGGTGGCCTTCCGCAATGTCGACACGACCGTGCTCAGCCGCGGCGTCGAGGTCAGCACGAAAAGCGGGCCGGTCTCGGTCGATCTCGCCTACAGCGGCGCGATCTACGCGTGCGTGCCGGCGTCCGCGTTCGGCCTCGAAGTGGTCCCCGAGCACCACACCGAGCTCGTGGCCGCCGGCCGCGAGGTCAAGGCCGCCCTCAGCGGCACGCTGTGGGCGCGCTACGCCGCGGACAGCCGGCTCGGCGGCGTTTACGGCGTGATCCTCTACGACGACCTCGGCGACACCGCGACCGGACCGCACCAGCGCAACGTGACCGTGTTCGCCGACGGTCAGGTCGACCGTTCCCCTTGCGGCTCCGGCACTTCCGCGCGGCTGGCGCTGCTCGCGGCCGAGGGCCGGCTGCGCGAGGGCGACGTGCTCACCCACGGCTCGATCATCGGCACCACCTTCACCGGCCGGATCCTGCCGACCGGCGGCACCGGCACCGACGGCGGCGTCGCCACGGAGATCGAAGGCACCGCACACCTGGCCGGCGAGAGCGTGTTCACGCTCGACCCGGCCGACGAACTGGGAACGGGGTTCACCCTGCGATGA
- a CDS encoding LLM class flavin-dependent oxidoreductase, with product MANKAFRFGVVAAADGSGAKWQATARRAEELGYSTLLSPDNLNLPSPTAALAIAAAVTTTLRVGSFVLASPLRTPRAAAWEAHSLTQLTDGRFELGLGTGLPTMRQAADELGLPYGSGQDRLDQVSETIDHVRRLDGSAHTPVMIAAGGPKARRLAAAKADIVTLAGGVLTTRTEMAGYVDEIRAAAGTRADDIELSLNIFVVGEQAPPWMSRFLGGLDAKTLIERDSLTVLTGDVDAMAAELERRREELGVSYFTVNSAFVEEFAPLVARLTGK from the coding sequence ATGGCGAACAAGGCGTTCCGGTTCGGAGTGGTCGCGGCGGCCGACGGCAGCGGCGCGAAGTGGCAGGCCACGGCGCGGCGCGCGGAGGAGTTGGGCTACTCGACGCTGCTCTCACCCGACAACCTCAACCTGCCCTCGCCCACGGCGGCGCTGGCGATCGCCGCGGCCGTCACCACGACCTTGCGGGTCGGCTCGTTCGTGCTGGCGAGCCCGCTGCGCACGCCGCGCGCGGCCGCGTGGGAGGCGCACAGCCTCACGCAGCTCACCGACGGCCGCTTCGAGCTCGGCCTCGGCACCGGCCTGCCCACGATGCGCCAGGCGGCCGACGAACTGGGCCTGCCCTACGGCTCCGGCCAGGACCGGCTCGACCAGGTGTCGGAGACCATCGACCACGTCCGGCGCCTCGACGGCTCCGCGCACACCCCGGTGATGATCGCGGCCGGCGGTCCCAAGGCCCGCCGGCTGGCCGCGGCGAAGGCCGACATCGTCACGCTCGCCGGGGGCGTGCTGACCACGCGCACCGAGATGGCCGGGTACGTGGACGAGATCCGCGCGGCGGCGGGTACTCGCGCCGACGACATCGAGTTGTCCCTCAACATCTTCGTGGTGGGCGAACAAGCGCCGCCGTGGATGAGCCGCTTCCTCGGCGGCCTCGACGCGAAAACCCTCATCGAGCGCGATTCGCTCACCGTGCTCACCGGTGACGTCGACGCCATGGCCGCCGAGCTCGAACGCCGCCGCGAAGAGCTCGGGGTGTCGTACTTCACCGTGAACAGTGCGTTCGTCGAGGAGTTCGCTCCGCTCGTGGCGCGTCTCACCGGCAAGTGA
- a CDS encoding peptidoglycan-binding protein, whose amino-acid sequence MLRKVVTLTALAAAALGVAAPVSAGAATQALPAASMEAVLKAAQIDPRRADSTQTPGAHDSVLLVEQALQAKGLLDAKYVDGYFGTTTITGYAKYQKSLGYTGIDASGLPGRTSLEKLGDGRYTVTAVIAAGSHVTYHGVTLNTRTKTMLVAAEGLLGRQLSLTQGSYNPGGVDASAGTHDGGGTFDVSVAGLSTATRTSVVKTLRQVGFAAWLRTPEQADWGYHIHAVAISDPDLSSGAQHQTGDYYLGLNGLAGRGADDGPAVNPKQTWEEYQRG is encoded by the coding sequence ATGCTCAGGAAGGTCGTCACACTGACCGCGCTCGCGGCGGCGGCGCTCGGCGTGGCCGCACCGGTTTCGGCCGGTGCGGCCACGCAGGCGCTGCCCGCGGCGAGCATGGAGGCCGTGCTCAAGGCCGCGCAGATCGACCCGCGCCGCGCCGACAGCACGCAGACCCCCGGCGCGCACGACAGCGTGCTGCTGGTCGAACAGGCGCTGCAGGCCAAGGGACTGCTCGACGCGAAGTACGTGGACGGGTACTTCGGCACCACGACCATCACGGGGTACGCGAAGTACCAGAAGTCGCTGGGCTACACCGGGATCGACGCCTCGGGCCTGCCCGGCCGCACGTCGCTGGAGAAGCTGGGCGACGGCCGGTACACCGTCACCGCCGTGATCGCCGCGGGCAGCCACGTGACCTACCACGGCGTCACGCTCAACACCCGCACCAAGACCATGCTCGTGGCCGCCGAAGGCCTGCTCGGGCGCCAGCTGAGCCTCACGCAGGGCTCGTACAACCCGGGTGGCGTCGACGCGTCGGCCGGGACGCACGACGGCGGCGGCACGTTCGACGTCTCGGTGGCGGGCCTGTCCACCGCGACCCGCACGAGCGTGGTCAAGACCCTGCGCCAGGTCGGGTTCGCGGCGTGGCTGCGCACGCCGGAGCAGGCCGACTGGGGTTACCACATCCACGCCGTCGCGATTTCCGACCCGGACCTGTCCTCGGGTGCCCAGCACCAGACCGGTGACTACTACCTGGGCCTCAACGGCCTGGCCGGACGCGGCGCGGACGACGGCCCGGCGGTGAACCCGAAGCAGACCTGGGAGGAGTACCAGCGCGGCTGA
- a CDS encoding MarR family winged helix-turn-helix transcriptional regulator, whose protein sequence is MDTGPDHDVEDGERPLGDAPLYLLRQALRTYTARWQDTVRELTPPQYVALRVLRASPDLDQAALAEATRIDTATLTPLLARLEERGHVVRRVDPGNRRRKLLRITEDGAAVLRRVAPLVAETEDTLLGELSAQQRTAFTDVLRRIAHA, encoded by the coding sequence ATGGACACCGGACCGGACCACGACGTCGAGGACGGCGAGCGCCCGCTCGGCGACGCTCCGCTGTACCTGCTGCGCCAGGCGCTGCGCACCTACACCGCGCGCTGGCAGGACACGGTGCGCGAGCTGACGCCGCCGCAGTACGTCGCGCTGCGGGTGCTGCGGGCCTCACCCGATCTCGACCAGGCGGCGCTGGCCGAGGCGACGCGGATCGACACGGCCACGCTCACACCCTTGCTCGCCCGGCTCGAGGAGCGCGGCCACGTCGTGCGGCGCGTCGACCCGGGCAACCGCCGCCGCAAGCTGTTGCGGATCACCGAGGACGGGGCCGCGGTGCTGCGCCGGGTCGCGCCGCTCGTCGCCGAGACCGAGGACACGTTGCTCGGTGAGCTGAGCGCGCAGCAGCGCACGGCGTTCACCGACGTGCTGCGGAGGATCGCGCACGCCTGA
- a CDS encoding carboxypeptidase regulatory-like domain-containing protein produces the protein MKTSVLARHRWWWQPLGISLLLVLVFIGLYVGFQRSPQPYQMPVAVTGTSLQAQFAGATGPAVAVVPVADQAAGDALLRHGDAVATLTDQAGHLRLDVAGASGATTVSAAEKLVTAFAQHRGQPLVVTDVLPLSVFDSKGMSGFYVAFGVTLASFALAQNLLGAARRVRLRHRMAALAGFAVLSGIVAATLAGPVLGALPAPFVPLALTLGLLSAATALTTKALGTWFGAIGIPMSTLLLLTVGNSTSGGVLGVNLLPEPARWASAALPPGAAVRALSDLDYFHGAHLLVPVLTLLAWSAGAAFLIHVRERGRAATAEPGRPASTGEISGHVSAPAVLVVTDPQGAVTARSDTDGRGRFHLTGLAPGDVTLTAVAEGFLPRTRALTVPASGATTVDLTLAPAYARAA, from the coding sequence ATGAAGACTTCCGTGCTCGCCCGGCATCGCTGGTGGTGGCAGCCGCTGGGGATCTCCCTGCTGCTGGTGCTGGTGTTCATCGGTCTCTACGTCGGGTTCCAGCGCAGCCCGCAGCCCTACCAGATGCCCGTCGCGGTGACCGGGACCTCGTTGCAAGCGCAGTTCGCCGGAGCGACCGGGCCGGCCGTGGCCGTCGTGCCCGTCGCCGACCAGGCCGCGGGCGACGCGCTGCTGCGCCACGGCGACGCCGTCGCGACGCTGACGGACCAGGCCGGGCACCTGCGGCTGGACGTCGCCGGCGCGAGCGGCGCCACGACCGTGTCCGCGGCCGAGAAGCTGGTGACCGCGTTCGCGCAGCACCGCGGGCAACCACTGGTGGTCACCGACGTGCTGCCGCTCTCGGTGTTCGACAGCAAGGGGATGTCGGGCTTCTACGTGGCCTTCGGCGTCACGCTGGCGTCGTTCGCACTGGCGCAGAACCTCCTGGGGGCCGCGCGGCGCGTCCGGCTGCGCCACCGCATGGCGGCGCTCGCGGGGTTCGCGGTGCTGTCCGGGATCGTCGCGGCCACATTGGCCGGGCCGGTGCTCGGCGCGCTGCCCGCACCGTTCGTGCCGCTCGCGCTGACCCTCGGCCTCCTCTCGGCCGCGACGGCACTGACGACGAAGGCCCTGGGCACGTGGTTCGGCGCGATCGGCATCCCGATGTCGACGCTGCTGCTGCTCACCGTCGGCAACTCGACGAGCGGCGGCGTGCTCGGCGTGAACCTGCTGCCGGAACCGGCGCGGTGGGCGTCGGCCGCGCTGCCACCGGGCGCCGCGGTGCGCGCGCTGTCGGACCTCGACTACTTCCACGGCGCCCACCTGCTCGTGCCGGTCCTCACCCTGCTGGCGTGGTCCGCGGGTGCCGCTTTCCTGATCCACGTGCGGGAACGCGGCCGCGCCGCCACCGCCGAGCCCGGGCGGCCGGCTTCGACCGGGGAGATTTCGGGTCACGTCAGCGCTCCGGCTGTCCTCGTCGTGACGGATCCGCAGGGCGCCGTCACCGCGCGGTCGGACACCGACGGCCGCGGCCGGTTCCACCTGACCGGCCTGGCGCCCGGCGACGTGACGCTGACCGCCGTCGCCGAGGGGTTCCTGCCGCGAACGCGGGCGCTGACGGTGCCCGCGAGTGGCGCGACAACCGTGGACCTCACCCTGGCGCCCGCGTACGCCCGCGCCGCATGA